In one Melaminivora jejuensis genomic region, the following are encoded:
- a CDS encoding EAL and HDOD domain-containing protein, which produces MTDIAPPSPSSSAEPAHDRQNLIARQPILDDKRAVFGYELFDRSTAAAAHTAASDAALLFNALSYAGSEALVGRKTVFINCTHESLKGPHLELIHPERVVLKVQTLGEQATPEQIGELLPVFESLRARGFRLAFNQEVLRRAYASWLPQAAYIKLDLLAFKPELAEPLIKFARSYSAAALVAEKVETAEQYERMAALGVRLFQGYWFAQPTVIQAQTIRPSQATIVQLINMVRQQASLTEIEELLKKDPTLSFNLLRFINSSGFGLSCEITSFRHAVMILGLKKLFRWAALLLTTSRNTGSPPAVGQTAVVRGRLMELLAAELLQPEDCDNAFVAGVFSLLDVMLGVSLEQAFESVALPQPVVDAVLHGKGVLAPFLELTRACESADEEAFARCAQALHLSNRQVNWAHLQALAWAENLDQDE; this is translated from the coding sequence ATGACCGATATTGCGCCCCCTTCCCCCAGCTCCAGCGCCGAGCCTGCACACGACAGGCAGAACCTCATTGCCCGCCAGCCCATCCTGGACGACAAGCGCGCCGTGTTCGGCTACGAGCTGTTCGACCGCTCCACGGCGGCAGCGGCCCACACGGCGGCCAGCGATGCCGCGCTGCTGTTCAACGCCCTGTCCTATGCCGGCTCGGAAGCCCTGGTGGGGCGCAAGACCGTCTTCATCAACTGCACCCACGAAAGCCTCAAGGGGCCGCACCTGGAGCTGATCCACCCCGAGCGGGTGGTGCTCAAGGTGCAGACGCTGGGCGAGCAGGCCACGCCCGAGCAGATCGGGGAGTTGCTGCCGGTCTTCGAGAGCCTGCGCGCGCGCGGCTTTCGCCTGGCCTTCAACCAGGAGGTGCTGCGCCGCGCCTACGCCTCCTGGCTGCCGCAGGCAGCCTACATCAAGCTTGATCTGCTGGCCTTCAAGCCCGAGCTGGCCGAGCCGCTGATTAAGTTCGCCCGCTCCTACAGCGCAGCCGCCCTGGTGGCCGAGAAGGTGGAGACGGCCGAGCAGTACGAGCGCATGGCTGCCCTGGGCGTGCGCCTGTTCCAGGGCTACTGGTTCGCCCAGCCGACGGTCATCCAGGCGCAGACCATCCGGCCCTCGCAGGCCACCATCGTGCAGCTCATCAACATGGTGCGCCAGCAGGCCTCGCTGACCGAGATCGAGGAGCTGCTGAAGAAAGATCCGACGCTGTCGTTCAACCTGCTGCGCTTCATCAACTCCTCGGGTTTCGGCCTGTCGTGCGAGATCACCTCGTTTCGCCACGCCGTGATGATCCTGGGCCTGAAAAAACTCTTTCGCTGGGCCGCCCTGCTGCTGACCACTTCGCGCAACACCGGCTCGCCGCCCGCCGTGGGCCAGACCGCCGTGGTGCGCGGGCGCCTGATGGAGCTGCTGGCCGCCGAGCTGCTGCAGCCCGAGGACTGCGACAACGCCTTCGTCGCCGGCGTGTTCTCGCTGTTGGACGTGATGCTGGGCGTATCGCTGGAGCAGGCCTTCGAGTCCGTCGCCCTGCCCCAGCCGGTGGTCGATGCCGTGCTGCATGGCAAGGGCGTGCTGGCGCCCTTCCTGGAGCTCACGCGCGCCTGCGAAAGCGCCGACGAGGAGGCCTTTGCCCGCTGCGCCCAGGCGCTGCACCTGTCCAACCGGCAGGTCAACTGGGCACACCTGCAGGCGCTGGCCTGGGCCGAGAACCTCGACCAGGACGAATAG
- the xerD gene encoding site-specific tyrosine recombinase XerD, with product MRSLSQAALAPAPDASLIDQFIDALWLEDGLARLTLQAYRGDLRALAQWQAQREKGLLQVQESDLEAYLSHQHAQTRATTANRRLTVFRRFYAWALRERLLTADPTVRLLAARQALRVPQTLTQQQVEQLLRAPDVDTALGLRDRAMLELLYASGLRVSELVELKTWHVSLGEGVLRVMGKGARERLVPFGEEAQQWLERYLRRARGELLGPRQTDDLFVTRRAAAMSRVMFWKLVRHYALLAGISAPLSPHTLRHAFATHLLNHGADLRVVQLLLGHADISTTTIYTHVARERLKVLHARHHPRG from the coding sequence ATGCGTTCCCTGTCCCAAGCGGCCCTTGCGCCTGCCCCCGATGCTTCCTTGATCGACCAGTTCATCGACGCCCTGTGGCTGGAGGATGGCTTGGCGCGCCTGACGCTGCAAGCCTACCGCGGCGACCTGCGGGCGCTGGCGCAGTGGCAGGCGCAGCGGGAAAAAGGCCTGCTGCAGGTGCAGGAGAGCGACCTGGAGGCCTATCTGAGCCACCAGCACGCCCAGACCCGCGCCACCACTGCCAATCGCCGCCTGACCGTGTTCCGGCGCTTTTATGCCTGGGCGCTGCGCGAGCGGCTGCTGACCGCCGATCCCACAGTGCGCCTGCTGGCCGCGCGCCAGGCGCTGCGCGTGCCGCAGACCCTGACGCAGCAGCAGGTCGAGCAACTGCTGCGCGCACCGGATGTGGACACTGCCCTGGGCCTGCGCGACCGCGCCATGCTGGAGCTGCTGTATGCCAGCGGCCTGCGCGTGAGCGAGCTGGTGGAGCTCAAGACCTGGCACGTCAGCCTGGGCGAAGGGGTGCTGCGTGTCATGGGCAAGGGCGCACGCGAGCGCCTGGTGCCCTTTGGCGAGGAAGCGCAGCAATGGCTGGAGCGCTATCTGCGGCGCGCGCGCGGCGAGCTGCTCGGGCCGCGCCAGACCGATGACCTGTTCGTCACGCGCCGCGCAGCGGCCATGAGCCGGGTCATGTTCTGGAAGCTGGTGCGGCACTATGCCCTGCTGGCCGGCATCAGCGCGCCGCTGTCGCCGCACACCCTGCGCCACGCCTTTGCCACGCATCTGCTCAACCACGGCGCCGACCTGCGCGTGGTGCAGCTGCTGCTGGGACATGCCGACATTTCCACCACCACCATCTACACGCACGTGGCGCGCGAGCGGCTCAAAGTCCTGCACGCCCGGCACCACCCGCGTGGCTGA
- a CDS encoding RNA-guided endonuclease InsQ/TnpB family protein: MDCTKTLRLRIKDKHRKMLAAMAREVNQVWNFCDETSHRAIRERRQWLSGYDLQKLTKGFSKCEGIHIGSPTVQQVCEYYAKARKQFKKAKLRWRVSNPQSSKHSLSWIPFKARALQYKAGQIAFAGQKFSLWDSYGLMDYELRAGSFSQDSRGRWYLNVVVKVQAKASAGTASIGIDLGLKEAAVASTGERIEGRFYRRLECQLGIAQRAHKKQRVRAIHAKIANQRKDLLHQFSTRLVKNNAAIFVGDVAGAKLVKTKMAKSTLDAGWAKLKTMLEYKSHQAGIVLEVVGESYTTQTCSCCGNIPASSPKGRAGLRIREWTCSDCGAAHDRDVNAARNILAAGHRRLAEGIPAL; this comes from the coding sequence ATGGATTGCACCAAGACCCTGCGCCTGCGCATCAAGGACAAGCACCGCAAGATGCTGGCCGCGATGGCGCGCGAGGTCAATCAGGTCTGGAACTTCTGCGACGAGACCAGCCACCGCGCCATACGAGAGCGCCGCCAATGGCTATCGGGCTACGACCTGCAAAAGCTGACCAAGGGCTTCAGCAAATGCGAGGGCATCCACATCGGCTCGCCCACCGTGCAGCAGGTGTGTGAGTACTACGCCAAGGCCCGCAAGCAGTTCAAGAAAGCCAAGCTGCGCTGGCGTGTCTCCAACCCGCAAAGCAGCAAACACAGCCTGAGCTGGATTCCATTCAAGGCGCGGGCCTTGCAATACAAAGCGGGGCAGATTGCCTTTGCCGGCCAGAAATTCAGCCTCTGGGACAGCTACGGTCTGATGGATTACGAGCTACGTGCAGGCAGCTTCAGCCAAGACAGCCGGGGCCGCTGGTACTTGAATGTCGTCGTCAAGGTACAGGCCAAGGCCAGCGCGGGCACGGCCAGTATCGGTATCGACCTGGGGCTGAAAGAGGCGGCGGTGGCCTCCACGGGCGAACGCATCGAAGGGCGCTTTTACCGCAGACTCGAATGCCAGCTGGGCATCGCCCAGCGGGCACACAAAAAACAGCGCGTACGTGCCATCCACGCAAAAATTGCCAACCAGCGCAAAGACCTGCTGCATCAGTTCAGCACGCGGCTGGTGAAAAACAACGCCGCCATCTTCGTGGGCGACGTGGCCGGCGCCAAGCTGGTCAAAACCAAGATGGCCAAGAGCACGCTGGATGCGGGCTGGGCCAAATTAAAGACGATGTTGGAATACAAGAGCCATCAGGCCGGTATCGTCTTGGAGGTAGTGGGCGAGAGCTACACCACCCAGACTTGTTCGTGCTGCGGGAACATTCCCGCCAGCAGTCCGAAAGGTAGGGCAGGCCTGCGAATAAGAGAATGGACTTGCAGCGACTGCGGCGCGGCGCACGACCGCGACGTGAATGCGGCCAGGAACATTCTCGCGGCGGGACATCGCCGTCTTGCAGAAGGAATCCCCGCGCTTTAG
- a CDS encoding TAXI family TRAP transporter solute-binding subunit: MRWLRQLGLGLGLSALLATSGAHAQQQFVNVLTGGQSGVYYPLGVALSQVYGKTIPGARATAQVTKASAENLNLLQAGRGELAFTLGDALSDAWKGDAEAGFPKKLDKLRGLSATYNNYIQIVANADAGIKTLADLKGKRVSVGAARSGTELNARAILKAAGLDYKDLGKVEYLPFGESVELIKNRQLDATLQSAGLGVASIRDLATAVKIIVVPVPAETVAKVGDAAYQSAIIPAGTYTGQAADVPTAAIPNFLVTHAGVPDELAYQMAKQLYENLETLHSAHNAAKAIQRDKAIQGMPVPLHPGAERYYKEVGLIK; encoded by the coding sequence ATGCGCTGGCTTCGTCAACTCGGACTCGGGCTCGGCCTGAGCGCCCTCCTCGCCACCTCGGGCGCACACGCGCAGCAGCAATTCGTCAACGTCCTGACCGGCGGCCAAAGCGGCGTGTACTACCCGCTGGGCGTGGCGCTGTCGCAGGTCTATGGCAAGACCATCCCGGGCGCCCGCGCCACGGCGCAGGTGACCAAGGCCTCGGCCGAGAACCTGAACCTGCTGCAGGCCGGCCGTGGCGAGCTGGCCTTCACCCTGGGCGATGCGCTATCGGACGCCTGGAAGGGCGATGCCGAAGCGGGCTTCCCGAAAAAGCTCGACAAGCTGCGCGGCCTGTCGGCCACCTACAACAACTACATCCAGATCGTCGCCAACGCCGATGCCGGCATCAAGACGCTGGCCGATCTCAAGGGCAAGCGCGTCTCGGTCGGCGCGGCGCGCTCGGGCACGGAGCTCAACGCCCGCGCCATCCTCAAGGCCGCCGGCCTGGACTACAAGGATCTGGGCAAGGTCGAGTACCTGCCCTTTGGCGAATCGGTGGAGTTGATCAAGAACCGCCAGCTCGACGCCACGCTGCAATCCGCCGGCCTGGGCGTGGCCTCCATCCGCGACCTGGCCACGGCGGTGAAGATCATCGTCGTGCCCGTGCCCGCCGAGACCGTGGCCAAGGTGGGCGACGCCGCCTACCAAAGCGCCATCATCCCTGCCGGCACCTACACCGGCCAGGCGGCGGACGTGCCCACGGCGGCGATTCCCAACTTCCTGGTCACGCACGCGGGCGTGCCCGACGAGCTGGCCTACCAGATGGCCAAGCAGCTCTACGAGAACCTGGAGACGCTGCACTCGGCACACAATGCCGCCAAGGCCATCCAGCGCGACAAGGCCATCCAGGGGATGCCGGTGCCGCTGCATCCGGGCGCCGAGCGCTACTACAAGGAAGTGGGCCTGATCAAGTAA
- a CDS encoding DUF1850 domain-containing protein: MTVLGICLALAAAPAASIFVPAERFTLAWTHSIEKVRWEEDYAVLPGPPATLRALQARVRGSAAGMEPPPDARLDGGWYRYQPPAQPATPLLLTRSEFTADFELCLAGRCRPMGHWLASDGAITRLSPCSAPAGAP, encoded by the coding sequence ATGACAGTACTGGGCATCTGCCTGGCGCTGGCGGCTGCGCCGGCAGCCTCAATCTTCGTGCCCGCCGAGCGCTTCACCCTGGCTTGGACGCATTCCATCGAAAAGGTGCGCTGGGAGGAGGACTACGCCGTCCTGCCCGGCCCGCCCGCCACGCTGCGGGCGCTGCAGGCCCGGGTGCGCGGCTCCGCCGCCGGCATGGAGCCGCCCCCTGACGCGCGGCTGGACGGGGGCTGGTACCGCTACCAGCCGCCCGCCCAGCCAGCCACGCCGCTGCTGCTCACGCGCTCGGAGTTCACTGCCGACTTCGAGCTGTGCCTGGCCGGACGCTGCCGGCCCATGGGCCACTGGCTCGCCTCGGATGGCGCCATCACGCGGCTGTCGCCTTGCAGCGCCCCTGCTGGCGCCCCCTGA